One Desulfobulbaceae bacterium DNA segment encodes these proteins:
- a CDS encoding substrate-binding domain-containing protein yields MKRFLCLMGSVLTILCFSAHTSAEVIEIVGTGDGVNILKSLGEAFTKQNPGVDISVPESIGSGGAVKSVGGDLNVLGRVARTIKDKEKHFGLIYKPYAKVPVVIVVSKEVPVDNLSYQQVVDIFSGEITNWKDVGGNEDSIKVVKREDGDSSLQNLRKQMPGFKDIQFVSTARTAFSTPENFELIGQKTRTIGFGPFDVAKFESVKILKINGKLPSEEDYELFGTLGLIYKEVNNKGNIKKFIDFATSSSAREAIIARGGSPL; encoded by the coding sequence ATGAAACGATTTTTATGTTTAATGGGATCTGTACTGACAATTCTTTGTTTTAGCGCACATACCTCTGCGGAAGTCATTGAAATAGTTGGTACGGGTGATGGTGTAAATATCCTCAAATCTTTAGGTGAAGCCTTTACCAAACAAAATCCTGGAGTAGATATATCTGTCCCCGAAAGTATTGGATCCGGGGGGGCTGTGAAATCTGTAGGTGGAGACCTGAACGTGCTTGGTCGTGTCGCTCGAACTATAAAAGACAAGGAAAAACATTTCGGTCTTATCTATAAACCATATGCGAAGGTTCCTGTTGTCATTGTTGTGAGCAAAGAAGTTCCTGTTGATAATCTCAGTTACCAGCAGGTTGTTGATATTTTTAGCGGTGAGATAACCAACTGGAAAGATGTTGGTGGCAATGAAGATAGCATTAAGGTGGTTAAGCGTGAAGACGGAGATTCTTCACTGCAAAATCTACGAAAGCAAATGCCTGGTTTCAAGGATATTCAATTTGTCAGTACTGCTAGAACCGCTTTCAGCACCCCTGAAAATTTTGAACTTATTGGTCAAAAAACAAGGACTATAGGTTTTGGCCCCTTTGATGTTGCGAAATTTGAATCCGTTAAAATTCTGAAAATTAATGGGAAGTTGCCTTCTGAAGAAGACTATGAACTCTTTGGAACACTCGGACTTATTTATAAAGAGGTAAATAATAAGGGCAACATCAAAAAATTTATTGATTTTGCCACTTCATCATCTGCTCGTGAAGCAATTATTGCCCGAGGTGGATCGCCTTTATAG
- the cheB gene encoding chemotaxis-specific protein-glutamate methyltransferase CheB: MTENTLKSSPNFSVLKTLIIDDSRIFRNTLEKSLAQISTTEVIGSVWSGEKALLLIEDTPPDLIILDADMPGLNGIEILKKINLLRNLEKITKPICIIYLVPASDINQAQSTLQALEEGAFDYIHKPQQVSEKHAIEILRDQLREKIYLYTQKEHSPDVRQRALRTIETSKKLKTDALLPYHCQFKAIIIGASTGGPKALHDMLPELCEKTDLPIFIVQHMPASFTLSLATNLNKYCRHTVMEAQINATVSNNYVYIAPGGKHLTVKKMDDQIVTVLNERPPVNGCRPSVDTLFSSAADVYNGNVIAIILTGMGNDGAVGISTLKEHGGYTIAQDEESSVVWGMPGSAVATGHIDDIKPLTEIPRKISQLLRQRSEVVTDLPEKAFSFLQRYIHEKCGIKINSDKNYLFQHRLFPVLQEEGFENFIDFTLHLRRNKASDELQMKIINAIIINETSFFRDIYPFELFKELICPKILDYCRTPAVSICPATSPKRIWCVASSTGQEAYSLAMLIDEFFEEKMLDATKKKDLQILATDISVANLERAVKGEYNDFEISRGLSAERRSRYFKKDGNSWQVTDRIQNSVEFKALNLTKPFADKLGKFDVIVCRNVLIYFDNETRERIFKQFHSMLKNDGFLLLGSTENILTQSHIFKSNRQNKATFFTKNH; this comes from the coding sequence ATGACAGAAAACACCCTTAAGTCTTCCCCCAATTTTTCTGTTCTCAAAACCCTTATCATTGATGACTCCCGAATTTTCCGCAATACTCTTGAAAAGAGCCTTGCACAAATATCTACCACAGAAGTTATTGGTTCTGTCTGGAGCGGAGAAAAGGCGTTACTGTTAATAGAAGATACTCCACCAGACTTGATTATTCTTGATGCTGATATGCCAGGTTTAAACGGTATTGAAATATTAAAAAAAATAAACCTACTAAGAAATTTAGAGAAAATAACGAAACCAATCTGTATAATTTACTTAGTACCAGCCTCAGATATAAACCAAGCTCAGTCCACTTTACAAGCCCTTGAGGAAGGAGCCTTTGACTACATACATAAACCCCAACAGGTCAGTGAGAAACATGCAATTGAAATCTTACGAGACCAGCTTCGGGAGAAAATTTATCTCTATACCCAAAAGGAACATAGCCCTGATGTGCGTCAGCGAGCATTACGCACAATAGAGACTTCTAAAAAACTTAAAACTGATGCTCTTCTGCCGTATCATTGCCAATTCAAGGCAATCATTATCGGCGCATCGACTGGAGGCCCCAAAGCACTTCATGATATGCTCCCAGAGCTTTGTGAAAAAACCGATTTGCCAATTTTTATTGTTCAGCACATGCCTGCATCATTTACCCTTTCTTTGGCAACTAATTTAAATAAGTACTGCCGTCATACCGTAATGGAAGCACAAATAAACGCTACAGTTAGTAACAATTATGTCTATATTGCCCCTGGAGGCAAACACCTTACAGTAAAAAAGATGGATGACCAGATTGTGACTGTTTTAAACGAAAGACCTCCCGTTAACGGCTGCCGCCCCTCGGTCGACACACTCTTTAGCTCTGCTGCTGACGTTTACAATGGCAATGTTATCGCTATCATTCTTACCGGAATGGGAAATGATGGCGCAGTTGGAATCTCGACCCTTAAGGAGCATGGCGGTTATACAATTGCTCAGGATGAGGAATCAAGTGTGGTCTGGGGAATGCCCGGAAGTGCCGTTGCTACTGGCCATATCGATGACATTAAGCCGCTTACCGAAATCCCCAGGAAAATTTCCCAGTTATTACGACAAAGATCCGAAGTAGTTACCGATTTGCCGGAAAAAGCCTTTTCCTTTTTGCAGAGGTATATCCACGAAAAATGTGGCATTAAAATCAATAGCGACAAAAACTATTTATTTCAGCACCGTTTATTCCCTGTTCTTCAGGAAGAAGGTTTTGAAAATTTCATAGATTTTACTCTGCACCTGAGACGGAACAAGGCTTCAGATGAGCTACAGATGAAAATTATTAATGCGATTATCATTAATGAAACGTCATTTTTTCGAGATATTTACCCTTTTGAGTTGTTTAAAGAACTAATCTGCCCTAAGATTCTTGACTATTGCCGAACTCCGGCAGTGTCCATTTGTCCAGCAACATCCCCCAAAAGAATATGGTGCGTAGCCTCTTCTACAGGCCAAGAAGCATACAGCCTTGCCATGCTGATCGACGAATTTTTTGAAGAAAAAATGCTGGATGCTACTAAAAAGAAAGATTTACAGATTCTGGCAACTGATATTTCTGTTGCTAATCTGGAACGTGCAGTTAAAGGAGAATACAATGATTTTGAAATTAGCCGTGGCCTTTCTGCCGAACGGAGGAGCAGGTATTTCAAAAAGGACGGCAACTCGTGGCAAGTGACAGATCGTATTCAAAATAGTGTCGAGTTTAAAGCGCTAAACCTGACAAAACCTTTTGCTGATAAACTTGGAAAGTTTGATGTAATTGTTTGCCGAAATGTCCTTATTTATTTTGACAATGAAACCCGAGAAAGAATCTTTAAGCAGTTTCACAGCATGCTGAAGAACGACGGCTTCCTTCTCCTGGGTTCAACTGAAAATATCCTGACGCAGAGCCATATTTTCAAATCAAACCGTCAAAACAAGGCAACATTTTTCACCAAAAACCACTAA
- a CDS encoding DUF523 domain-containing protein — protein sequence MASTPLFIVSACLLGINSRYDGQCKPNRYCLEICKTTHVVPICPEQLGGLSTPRTAADIVGGDGNDVLEGKAKIITRDGCDVTSNFIEGAYQVLKIAQMHNVEAVLLKSKSPSCGVKILGVTAALLKKHGYSLREY from the coding sequence ATGGCTTCAACCCCTTTATTTATAGTCAGCGCCTGTCTTTTAGGGATTAATTCACGTTATGACGGGCAATGCAAGCCAAATAGGTACTGTCTTGAAATTTGCAAAACAACCCATGTTGTGCCAATCTGTCCGGAGCAGTTAGGGGGGTTGTCGACACCACGCACTGCCGCAGATATCGTGGGTGGCGATGGTAACGATGTCTTAGAGGGAAAAGCAAAGATCATTACCCGCGATGGTTGTGATGTAACATCAAATTTTATTGAAGGGGCGTACCAAGTATTGAAAATTGCCCAAATGCATAATGTAGAAGCGGTACTCCTGAAAAGTAAAAGCCCAAGCTGTGGTGTTAAGATTCTAGGGGTCACGGCAGCACTTCTAAAAAAACATGGGTATTCTCTTCGAGAATATTAA
- a CDS encoding EAL domain-containing protein: MSFLPEKEKNSYLIQIVDDDKILREILCLGMSKAGFFVAEASDGLEAINDFEKIQPDVVLLDVIMPKISGFSVCERIRQLPGGERVPIIMITGQDDYQSINKAFDCGATDFVVKPINPLLLSYRIRYILRANQAINELSLNQVQLATAREIARLHNWEWRLADNRLTWGDEMCRVCSLDPTHPPELYKDFLNIVHEDDRYDVDTALIEALSKNKSFSFEHRVLTPTGDELILKQDGTILTSSKSVPVKVLFTCQDITERVKTEEKIKFLAYYDRLTGLPNRVLFKEHLGSSISKSRRNGQYLSVMFIDIDNFRAINDTFGRDVGDLILQKISHRIRDCLRRSDTAANVSEHDITARFGADEFGLILECLKDMADAAIVARRLIEYITKVIVHEGNEIFLNCRIGLSVFPNDGETVKELMKTADSALSSAKELEKNSYQFYTADLNTKAFARFALETSLRKAVDCQQFKLLYQPQINLNTGEVVGVEALIRWVHPEMGVISPMEFIPLAEDSGLIIPIGKWVMLTACKQCKTWQDNGHRIKTAINLSAGQFKKDSLINSIREVLYISNVDPTLIEFEITESMLMDDAEGSITLLKELSHLGCTISIDDFGTGYSSLNYLKRFPVDVLKVDRSFVKDLGTNKDDALIVKAIVTLAHNLDLEVVAEGVEKKEHLTYLRDLDCDIIQGFLVSKPVAPEDVVAYFPDWNINSLFT, from the coding sequence ATGTCTTTTTTGCCCGAAAAAGAGAAAAATTCATACCTCATTCAGATTGTTGATGACGACAAAATTCTGAGGGAGATTCTATGCTTAGGGATGTCCAAGGCCGGATTTTTCGTCGCTGAAGCCTCAGATGGCCTTGAGGCGATTAATGATTTTGAAAAGATTCAGCCCGATGTGGTTCTTCTCGATGTGATTATGCCTAAAATTAGCGGTTTTTCTGTGTGTGAGCGGATACGCCAACTGCCTGGTGGTGAACGTGTACCAATAATTATGATCACAGGTCAGGATGATTATCAGTCAATTAACAAGGCTTTTGATTGTGGTGCGACAGATTTTGTTGTTAAGCCGATAAACCCTCTCCTGTTAAGCTATCGCATTCGCTATATTCTTCGCGCCAATCAGGCTATTAATGAGTTGTCGTTAAATCAGGTTCAGCTTGCTACTGCAAGGGAAATTGCCCGTTTACATAATTGGGAGTGGCGTCTGGCAGATAATAGATTGACCTGGGGAGATGAAATGTGCCGTGTGTGTTCTCTTGACCCAACGCATCCCCCCGAATTGTATAAAGATTTCCTGAATATTGTCCATGAAGATGACAGATATGATGTTGATACCGCACTTATTGAAGCACTTTCCAAAAATAAGAGTTTTTCTTTTGAACACCGAGTGCTCACCCCAACGGGTGATGAACTGATTCTTAAACAGGATGGGACAATTCTGACATCGTCAAAATCTGTACCGGTTAAGGTTCTGTTTACCTGTCAAGACATTACTGAACGCGTTAAAACTGAGGAAAAAATTAAGTTTCTGGCCTATTATGATCGTTTAACAGGTCTGCCCAACAGGGTTCTTTTTAAAGAACATTTAGGGTCATCGATCTCAAAATCACGAAGAAATGGTCAATACCTGTCTGTAATGTTTATAGATATTGATAACTTCAGAGCAATCAATGATACTTTTGGCCGTGACGTAGGTGATTTAATACTCCAGAAAATATCCCATCGAATTCGTGATTGCCTGCGCCGTTCAGATACCGCAGCTAATGTTAGTGAGCATGATATCACTGCCCGATTCGGGGCTGATGAGTTCGGGCTCATTCTTGAGTGTCTGAAAGATATGGCAGATGCTGCGATTGTTGCACGCCGGCTCATAGAATACATAACAAAGGTAATTGTCCATGAGGGCAATGAGATATTTTTAAACTGTAGAATTGGACTTTCAGTTTTCCCTAATGATGGTGAAACGGTTAAAGAGTTGATGAAAACGGCTGATTCTGCCTTGTCCAGCGCTAAAGAACTTGAAAAAAACTCATACCAATTTTACACAGCCGATCTTAACACAAAGGCATTTGCACGTTTTGCCCTTGAAACAAGTTTACGCAAGGCTGTTGATTGTCAACAGTTTAAGCTGCTCTATCAACCCCAGATTAATCTGAACACGGGTGAGGTTGTTGGTGTCGAAGCTTTGATCCGCTGGGTTCATCCTGAAATGGGGGTGATCTCTCCGATGGAGTTTATTCCATTAGCAGAGGACTCGGGCCTGATAATTCCCATTGGTAAATGGGTAATGCTCACAGCCTGCAAACAATGTAAAACCTGGCAGGACAATGGTCACCGCATTAAAACAGCTATAAACTTATCTGCCGGTCAGTTCAAGAAAGATAGTTTGATCAACTCTATCAGGGAGGTGCTCTATATCTCAAATGTAGATCCAACCTTAATTGAGTTCGAAATTACCGAGTCAATGCTGATGGATGATGCTGAAGGAAGCATCACTTTGCTGAAGGAGCTGAGTCATCTAGGATGCACTATTTCAATAGATGATTTCGGGACGGGGTATTCGTCTTTAAACTATTTGAAACGATTTCCGGTGGACGTACTAAAGGTAGATCGTTCCTTTGTGAAAGACTTAGGGACAAATAAAGACGATGCTCTTATTGTAAAGGCGATTGTTACATTGGCCCACAATTTAGATCTGGAAGTTGTGGCCGAGGGTGTTGAGAAAAAAGAACATCTCACCTACCTGCGCGATTTAGACTGTGATATTATTCAAGGTTTTCTGGTCAGTAAGCCAGTTGCACCTGAGGATGTTGTCGCCTATTTCCCCGATTGGAATATAAACTCCCTTTTCACCTAA
- a CDS encoding Gfo/Idh/MocA family oxidoreductase: MSFDKINVGVIGTGNHGSRYVKHIVNDLKKQFYLQGISRSSSDKGIAQAREFNTEFFPNFTELIASPTIDAVISVTPPYLNKQIADTCLSHNKKLLLEKPLATTMEDAQHIVDTFKESKLALTIGQTLRYNNVIQTLKKEFVRIGVPHAFSATHRLEPSSIPWLTDPKQAGAGVIFHTAVHLFDALRYITGLEVKRVHASSFKLYNPNLEDLVTAQIEMDNGMVGIIESSKVTPARSARYEFTGSLGQLQGDQIHGFVQFLRGMGTTEIYRGPSSPAILPLLRDWHLFLTGKGDNPISGEDGLAAVKICDACRKSAKLQQWVTMA, from the coding sequence ATGAGTTTTGATAAAATTAATGTTGGGGTTATTGGCACTGGTAATCACGGCAGCCGATATGTAAAACATATAGTCAATGACCTTAAAAAGCAGTTTTACTTACAAGGTATCAGTCGGAGTTCTTCAGATAAGGGCATAGCACAAGCTAGAGAGTTCAACACGGAGTTTTTCCCAAATTTCACAGAACTTATTGCCAGTCCGACGATTGACGCTGTTATTTCTGTTACACCACCATATCTTAATAAACAGATTGCTGACACCTGCCTCAGCCACAACAAAAAACTACTCTTAGAAAAACCCTTAGCAACAACCATGGAAGATGCTCAACACATTGTTGATACATTCAAAGAGTCCAAACTTGCGCTAACCATCGGCCAAACACTTCGTTACAATAACGTTATTCAAACTCTTAAAAAAGAGTTTGTTCGTATCGGCGTACCACATGCTTTTTCTGCCACTCACAGACTTGAACCCTCATCGATACCCTGGCTCACAGACCCAAAACAAGCTGGCGCGGGTGTAATTTTTCATACAGCGGTTCATCTGTTTGATGCCTTACGCTATATTACTGGCCTAGAGGTTAAACGCGTCCACGCCTCGTCCTTTAAATTGTATAACCCCAACTTGGAAGACCTGGTAACTGCTCAGATTGAGATGGATAATGGCATGGTTGGTATTATCGAGTCAAGCAAAGTAACACCCGCCCGCTCTGCCCGCTATGAGTTTACCGGCAGTTTGGGACAACTTCAAGGTGATCAGATCCACGGTTTCGTGCAATTTCTTAGAGGAATGGGGACCACTGAAATTTACCGCGGGCCTTCGTCGCCTGCCATACTTCCGCTTTTAAGAGACTGGCATCTTTTTCTAACTGGCAAAGGGGACAACCCAATTTCTGGTGAGGACGGACTTGCTGCAGTTAAAATATGCGATGCCTGTAGAAAATCCGCAAAACTTCAGCAGTGGGTAACAATGGCTTAA
- a CDS encoding HAMP domain-containing protein, translated as MKITRKLIVSISIISIIAILAISLFVRKNFNSENQKMIDSFTGTLTEANESSMQVLGDAFKNTVRELEDADDLAQIMMLDLYKDSINKQLEIISKQLLHYAVMGEQQDEINSYFESFLKESQDIYYIRYTTKENPSAADFHTYGNEELSKANYIVSKELTNEAPSAYAYVEMQVTLTNIRSTLDELDGIFANINKSNNLMMTVLKNNSIEKLTNSIATEKANSAKIVTNFTTKIIFLLSITLIVMISAIAFMTKSITTPLKESICKVKEIADGDLTIRMNVNSSDEVGELAAAINIMLESISERAELANTIASGKFPDSIYIQSKNDTFGIALDTMVKNISSMIKEIQNNAVILTKSSESLSQVSYGMIQNSENMMIKSESVASATEQMSSNINSMASAAEEMSVNIATVSSGADEMSQAMGEMAHSVEEMTLSISKISQMVQDGTEISNKAANMASDATDVMKGLGSSAREIGEVTEVIKRIAERTNLLALNATIEAASAGQAGKGFAVVANEIKELANQSSAAAEDIAKRISGVQINTEDAVRVIDGVAEIIVRLKQTSTEIAQSVEEQNKTSTTIAASISQASLNSTEIASSISEVAMGANDMSRNSNDASKTTGELSENILQVSKEAKETDAGAQHVNKIANELTDIAGDLEKLVNKFSFS; from the coding sequence ATGAAAATCACCCGAAAGCTGATAGTAAGTATCTCGATTATTTCAATAATAGCAATACTTGCAATCTCATTGTTTGTTCGTAAGAATTTTAATTCCGAAAATCAAAAAATGATTGATTCATTTACAGGCACCCTTACTGAAGCTAATGAAAGTTCTATGCAGGTTTTAGGAGATGCTTTCAAGAACACGGTAAGAGAGCTTGAAGATGCTGATGACCTGGCTCAAATAATGATGCTGGATCTATACAAAGATTCAATAAACAAACAGCTGGAAATCATCTCTAAGCAATTACTTCATTACGCCGTAATGGGAGAACAACAAGATGAAATTAATTCTTATTTTGAAAGCTTTCTTAAAGAAAGCCAGGATATATATTACATACGATACACAACCAAAGAAAATCCATCAGCTGCTGACTTTCATACATATGGCAATGAAGAACTTTCAAAAGCCAATTACATAGTCAGTAAAGAACTTACAAATGAAGCCCCATCGGCTTATGCATATGTCGAAATGCAGGTAACACTTACCAATATCAGGAGTACATTAGATGAACTTGATGGTATTTTTGCAAATATCAACAAATCAAACAACCTCATGATGACTGTTTTGAAAAATAATAGCATTGAGAAATTAACTAATTCAATAGCAACCGAAAAAGCAAACTCCGCAAAAATTGTAACTAATTTTACCACTAAGATTATTTTTCTGCTTAGCATCACCCTGATTGTGATGATTTCTGCCATTGCATTTATGACTAAATCCATAACGACTCCTCTAAAAGAGTCCATTTGCAAGGTTAAAGAAATAGCGGATGGAGACCTTACCATACGAATGAATGTTAATAGCAGCGATGAAGTCGGTGAGCTCGCAGCAGCCATCAATATAATGCTTGAGTCGATTTCTGAGAGAGCAGAATTAGCTAACACCATCGCCTCTGGCAAGTTCCCAGACTCTATTTATATCCAGTCAAAAAATGATACATTTGGCATTGCTTTGGACACAATGGTAAAGAATATCTCATCGATGATCAAAGAGATTCAAAACAATGCGGTCATTCTCACTAAATCATCAGAGAGCTTATCCCAAGTCTCCTATGGAATGATTCAAAACTCTGAAAATATGATGATAAAATCTGAAAGTGTAGCCAGTGCAACCGAACAAATGTCCAGTAATATAAACTCTATGGCGTCAGCTGCAGAAGAGATGAGTGTAAATATCGCAACTGTTTCGTCCGGTGCTGATGAAATGTCCCAGGCTATGGGTGAAATGGCACATTCAGTTGAGGAAATGACTTTGTCGATAAGCAAAATCTCTCAGATGGTTCAAGATGGTACGGAAATATCTAACAAAGCTGCAAATATGGCCAGTGACGCGACAGATGTTATGAAAGGGCTGGGATCATCCGCCCGAGAAATTGGTGAAGTTACTGAAGTTATTAAAAGGATAGCTGAAAGAACAAACTTATTAGCATTAAATGCCACAATTGAAGCTGCTTCAGCTGGTCAGGCAGGGAAAGGCTTTGCCGTAGTAGCAAACGAAATTAAGGAATTGGCAAACCAAAGCTCAGCCGCAGCAGAAGATATCGCTAAACGAATTTCAGGTGTCCAAATAAATACTGAAGATGCTGTCAGGGTTATCGATGGAGTAGCGGAAATTATTGTAAGACTTAAACAAACGTCGACCGAAATTGCCCAGTCTGTCGAAGAGCAAAATAAGACCTCAACTACTATTGCAGCGAGTATTTCCCAAGCAAGTCTTAACTCTACAGAAATTGCATCATCTATCTCTGAGGTGGCAATGGGAGCAAATGATATGTCCCGCAACAGTAATGATGCTTCAAAAACCACCGGAGAATTGTCTGAAAACATTTTACAGGTCAGTAAAGAAGCAAAAGAAACTGATGCCGGCGCCCAGCACGTTAACAAAATAGCCAATGAGCTGACTGACATTGCTGGCGATCTGGAAAAACTTGTTAACAAATTCAGTTTTTCGTAA
- a CDS encoding septum formation initiator family protein — translation MRTYKLKKYKTLIWFVGTSLIVLLLWILFAPYGANKYSHISEEIDKVSADIENISTQNKSLNDEIAKLKGDRQYVEDFARKEYGLLKENEIIFEFKKK, via the coding sequence ATGCGAACATATAAACTCAAAAAATATAAAACGCTTATTTGGTTTGTCGGCACCAGCCTTATCGTATTACTTCTCTGGATTTTGTTTGCGCCCTACGGTGCAAACAAGTACTCGCACATCAGTGAAGAAATTGACAAGGTTTCTGCTGACATCGAAAACATCTCGACTCAAAACAAGTCACTCAATGATGAAATTGCGAAATTAAAGGGTGATAGACAGTATGTTGAAGATTTTGCCCGTAAGGAGTATGGTCTTTTAAAGGAGAATGAGATAATCTTCGAGTTTAAAAAGAAATGA
- a CDS encoding chemotaxis protein CheW: MPENALLFGDENSLQLCTFYLAERLYGLTITDVKEVSGELTITPVHHAPKEVCGYVNIRGSYYLILNLRMMCGYDCLDIGRESRIVLFKPEAGESFGVLVDKIGDITKVNTGLIEDRRKKNTTLTKGESDRRSRTDFVSGVCKLEDKLIILLNARMMLASINKQ, encoded by the coding sequence ATGCCTGAAAACGCACTATTATTTGGTGATGAGAATTCGCTACAGCTCTGCACCTTTTATTTAGCTGAAAGACTCTATGGTCTTACTATCACCGATGTAAAAGAAGTTTCTGGTGAGCTTACAATAACCCCTGTTCATCACGCGCCTAAAGAAGTTTGTGGTTATGTGAATATTCGAGGGTCATACTATCTCATTCTCAACTTACGAATGATGTGTGGATACGACTGTTTAGATATTGGTAGAGAGAGTAGAATTGTTCTTTTTAAACCAGAGGCGGGTGAATCCTTCGGGGTTCTTGTGGATAAAATTGGTGACATAACAAAAGTTAACACCGGTCTCATTGAGGACAGACGTAAAAAAAATACCACTTTGACAAAGGGTGAATCTGACAGACGCAGCAGAACAGATTTTGTCAGTGGAGTATGTAAACTTGAGGATAAACTTATTATTTTATTAAATGCTAGAATGATGCTGGCAAGTATCAACAAACAATAA